One part of the Ranitomeya imitator isolate aRanImi1 chromosome 10, aRanImi1.pri, whole genome shotgun sequence genome encodes these proteins:
- the PROSER3 gene encoding proline and serine-rich protein 3, with product MKSSVAVFSNQGDPFPTQTRARTHYRPSVPQTLNDAQKQTVLSPDRLRSLPHHLSDALSPPDLSFLVGSQRLLPGLPESEPPEPCDESWPSTEGSSKTPERDEGPADPTSGETDKQRAPGSEHSVLARYIARFRSGGPTSRRERSPPHFGLRDFWWLQDSSSSPEMPRFRPDSGTSAPLGSSPHILERTPPPADCSVDDSGLCPDDVDIAGLQLRAGKLILQSESSLSSVGPVSSEGLGSSPVSNVSSSDGDGSGRTRPPPLDTAPVMPVSRPILTPIRAHPTPAPEEDILYQWRLRRKMEQAREGTMQVSTRKRSPSPPLRIPRQVPHIEVSIDPPYQVSSQGAALSVYGPSPPHVPTSYPLASPSVAPNSSVPPHLHLLCDILPCAQSQKAQAVHPAAQPREDGTLHLESKRQQPRQRQTPPERPWTTAPTEEKKRKHKGDKAKLRQKGPARAMVGRAPESPVHQALEQVISERLFSPLPSPKPKCEKRERRPCTASEEDDADPRPVEIAAHLLEEAEDSDGAEFDDDPLLQVLREQRDSLRARLRAVDSRLAELEEREPPASHHPGRSRV from the exons ATGAAGAGCAG CGTTGCGGTGTTCTCCAACCAGGGCGACCCTTTCCCGACCCAAACAAGAGCCAGGACTCACTATCGCCCGTCCGTTCCCCAAACACTTAATGATGCGCAGAAACAAACC GTTCTCAGCCCGGATCGGCTCCGTTCTCTTCCTCACCACCTGTCTGACGCCCTCAGCCCCCCTGATCTCAGCTTCCTTGTGGGATCCCAGCGGCTGCTGCCCGGCCTTCCCGAGTCAGAGCCGCCCGAGCCTTGTGATGAATCGTGGCCGTCCACAGAAGGAAGCAGTAAGACCCCAGAGCGGGATGAGGGGCCGGCTGACCCCACTAGTGGAGAGACCGATAAGCAGCGAGCCCCGGGGTCTGAGCACTCAGTGCTGGCAAG GTACATAGCCCGGTTTCGCAGTGGGGGTCCCACCAGTCGCAGGGAGCGATCTCCCCCACATTTCGGGCTGAGAGACTTTTGGTGGCTGCAGGACTCCTCTTCCAGTCCAGAGATGCCGCGGTTTCGTCCAGACTCAG GGACCTCGGCTCCTCTGGGGTCTTCTCCTCACATTCTGGAGCGGACGCCCCCTCCGGCG GACTGCTCAGTGGACGACTCCGGGCTTTGTCCTGATGACGTGGACATTGCCGGCCTCCAGCTCCGAGCAGGGAAGCTGATCCTGCAGAG CGAGTCGTCCCTGAGCAGCGTGGGCCCCGTGAGCTCCGAAGGTCTGGGGTCTTCTCCGGTGTCCAATGTCTCCAGCTCAGATGGTGACGGCAGTGGCAGGACGAGACCACCCCCGCTGGACACTG CCCCTGTCATGCCTGTTTCACGCCCGATCCTCACTCCCATCCGAGCCCACCCTACACCGGCCCCCGAGGAAGACATCTTATATCAGTGGCGATTGCGCAGGAAGATGGAACAAGCACGAGAAGGGACGATGCAGGTCTCCACCCGCAAGCGCAGCCCATCTCCACCCCTCCGAATTCCCAGACAG GTTCCACACATAGAGGTCTCCATAGACCCGCCTTACCAGGTGTCatcacagggggcagcactgagcgtTTACGGTCCATCACCGCCGCATGTTCCCACCTCCTACCCTCTGGCCAGTCCGAGTGTGGCCCCAAACAGTAGCGTACCCCCACATCTGCATCTTCTGTGCGACATCCTACCCTGCGCGCAGAGCCAGAAGGCGCAGGCTGTTCATCCCGCGGCCCAGCCCAGGGAAGATGGCACATTACACCTGGAAAGCAAGAGGCAGCAGCCACGCCAGCGCCAGACGCCGCCTGAACGGCCGTGGACGACTGCGCCGACGgaggaaaaaaagagaaaacataaaGGAGACAAAGCTAAACTAAGGCAGAAAGGTCCAGCAAGAGCCATGGTGGGCCGTGCTCCCGAGTCCCCCGTTCACCAAGCACTGGAGCAG GTGATCTCAGAGCGACTTTTCTCTCCTCTACCGTCTCCAAAACCCAAATGCGAGAAAAGAGAGCGGAGACCCTGCACCGCCTCCGAGGAGGATGACGCCGACCCGCGACCTGTAGAAATCGCCGCTCATTTGCTGGAGGAAGCAGAAG ATTCTGACGGTGCAGAATTTGACGACGACCCGCTACTCCAAGTGTTGCGTGAACAGCGAGACTCCTTACGTGCGAGACTCCG GGCAGTGGATTCCAGACTGGCTGAGCTGGAGGAGCGAGAGCCGCCGGCATCCCATCACCCCGGCCGCTCACGTGTTTGA